One Phocaeicola dorei genomic region harbors:
- a CDS encoding YihY/virulence factor BrkB family protein has product MSTMNKEKLKGLQSFLKDDIWRVTEDEVSKSRGILYNAIKIATLSIREFTQGRILNKASALTYSTLLSIIPILAILFAIARGFGFSNLLETQFRSGLEGQSAAAETILGLIDSYLVHAKSGVFIGVGLVMLFWTILSLTYNIERTFNYIWQVKKPRTLYRKMTDYFSILLLLPLLIVLSSGLTIFMSTMVKNMEDFVLLAPLMKFLVRLVPFILTWAMFTGLFVFMPNTKVKLKYAIIPGIIAGTAFQAFQYLYIGSQIWVSRYNAIYGSFAAIPMFLLWAQISWGICLYGAELCYVAQNLRNYSFSKETANISRRYHDFLCILIMSLICKRFETEETPYTAETLSDEHKIPIRLTKKILYELQDMHMVYETSMDGDDESIGYLPSVDINRMNVAMLLNRLDIAGTEAFKIDRERYSGPWEALTNAREEYYKSTSKILLKDL; this is encoded by the coding sequence ATGAGTACCATGAACAAGGAAAAACTGAAAGGTCTGCAATCGTTTCTCAAAGATGATATATGGCGAGTGACAGAAGACGAGGTTAGCAAATCCCGAGGAATACTCTATAATGCAATAAAAATCGCCACTCTTTCTATTCGTGAGTTCACTCAGGGACGTATTTTGAATAAAGCATCCGCACTGACATACAGCACCCTGCTTTCTATCATTCCCATTCTGGCCATTCTATTCGCCATCGCACGTGGATTTGGTTTCTCCAACCTGCTGGAAACCCAGTTCCGTAGCGGTCTTGAAGGACAGAGTGCGGCTGCCGAAACCATTCTCGGCCTGATTGACTCTTATCTGGTGCACGCCAAAAGCGGGGTTTTTATCGGAGTGGGTCTGGTAATGTTGTTCTGGACCATTTTGAGCCTAACCTATAACATAGAACGTACCTTCAATTATATATGGCAAGTGAAGAAACCCCGTACGCTGTATCGCAAAATGACGGATTATTTCTCCATCCTGCTCTTGTTACCCCTACTTATCGTACTTTCCAGTGGTCTTACCATCTTTATGTCCACCATGGTGAAAAACATGGAGGACTTCGTATTACTGGCACCCCTGATGAAATTTCTGGTACGCCTGGTTCCTTTCATCCTGACTTGGGCCATGTTCACGGGGCTGTTCGTCTTTATGCCCAATACTAAAGTGAAACTGAAATATGCCATCATTCCGGGTATCATCGCAGGCACTGCCTTTCAGGCTTTTCAATACTTGTATATCGGCAGTCAGATATGGGTATCAAGATACAATGCAATCTATGGTAGTTTCGCCGCTATTCCAATGTTCTTGTTATGGGCGCAAATTTCATGGGGAATCTGCCTGTATGGCGCAGAGCTTTGCTATGTGGCACAGAATCTTCGCAACTACAGTTTCAGCAAAGAGACGGCAAATATCAGCCGCCGTTATCACGACTTTCTGTGCATCCTCATCATGTCTCTGATATGCAAACGATTTGAAACGGAAGAGACTCCTTATACCGCCGAGACACTCAGCGACGAACATAAAATCCCGATAAGACTCACTAAGAAAATCCTATACGAACTACAAGACATGCACATGGTTTACGAAACTTCTATGGACGGTGACGATGAAAGCATAGGCTATTTGCCGTCAGTAGATATCAACCGGATGAACGTGGCTATGCTGCTGAACAGACTGGACATAGCCGGAACAGAAGCCTTCAAAATAGACCGGGAACGATATAGCGGTCCTTGGGAGGCATTGACCAATGCCCGCGAAGAATATTATAAAAGCACCAGTAAGATATTGCTAAAAGATTTATAA
- a CDS encoding mechanosensitive ion channel family protein yields MNTNEFARILLTWIKSFLSWIGIPRDRLNELDEIIFLILIVVIAFAVGAVFHYLSVRFTRKVLKYKNISFLSSLIEYNALRKMSAVIPPLIISALLPFAFDYRSTWFTASEKITWIYFFIALLFSVNAVLNSVGNVLMNKEQLQNRPMKGFIQIFQVIFSCIAIIVIISILINKSPLNLITGLGAFAAVLMLIFKDTILGFVAGVLLSENDMVHIGDWIEMPQNNVNGVVMDITLNIVKVQNFDNTIVTIPPYSLVSGSFINWRGMTESGGRRIMREYALKLDYIQPCTPEFLEKMKKFDADLADFITEKQKQAAEGKVANTDNPAGLVNGTIDTNVGLLRAYMTLYLKRHPFISKDLLLMVRTLAPTENGLPVQIYCFSANKNWPSYESIQAEIMEHFVSVLPEFGLYPFQNPTARDYVISGLIESGKDLSTVDGIPWHSVLPKEEKV; encoded by the coding sequence ATGAATACAAATGAATTTGCCCGAATTTTATTGACTTGGATTAAGAGTTTTCTATCATGGATAGGCATCCCGCGCGATAGGTTGAATGAACTGGATGAGATTATTTTCTTGATCCTGATTGTAGTTATTGCTTTTGCTGTAGGAGCTGTATTTCATTATTTATCTGTGCGTTTCACACGGAAGGTGTTGAAATATAAAAATATCAGTTTTTTAAGTTCGTTGATAGAATACAATGCTTTGCGGAAAATGTCTGCGGTCATTCCGCCGCTTATTATATCCGCTTTGTTGCCGTTTGCGTTCGATTATCGTTCTACTTGGTTTACTGCCAGTGAAAAAATCACTTGGATTTATTTCTTTATCGCTTTGTTGTTTTCGGTCAATGCCGTGTTAAATTCGGTGGGTAATGTGCTGATGAACAAGGAGCAGTTACAGAATCGTCCGATGAAAGGTTTCATACAAATCTTTCAAGTGATTTTTTCGTGTATTGCCATCATTGTCATCATTTCTATATTGATTAATAAGTCGCCTCTCAATCTGATTACCGGACTGGGTGCTTTTGCTGCCGTGCTGATGTTGATTTTCAAAGATACCATCCTTGGCTTTGTGGCGGGGGTGCTGCTTTCCGAGAATGATATGGTGCATATCGGCGATTGGATTGAGATGCCTCAGAATAATGTGAATGGGGTGGTGATGGATATCACTCTGAACATTGTGAAGGTTCAGAATTTCGATAATACTATTGTCACTATACCTCCTTATTCATTAGTTTCCGGTTCATTTATCAATTGGCGTGGGATGACTGAATCGGGCGGACGGCGTATTATGCGCGAGTATGCGTTGAAACTGGATTACATACAACCCTGTACTCCTGAATTTTTGGAGAAAATGAAGAAGTTTGATGCTGATTTGGCCGACTTTATCACAGAAAAGCAGAAACAGGCGGCCGAAGGAAAGGTAGCGAATACTGACAATCCGGCCGGATTGGTAAATGGAACCATTGATACGAATGTAGGGCTGCTTCGTGCTTATATGACTCTCTATCTGAAGCGCCATCCTTTTATCAGTAAGGACCTGTTGCTGATGGTACGCACGTTGGCTCCTACGGAGAATGGTCTGCCTGTACAAATTTATTGTTTCTCGGCCAATAAGAACTGGCCTAGTTATGAATCTATCCAGGCGGAAATCATGGAGCATTTTGTTTCTGTTCTTCCCGAGTTTGGATTGTATCCGTTCCAGAATCCTACTGCCAGAGATTATGTAATCAGTGGTTTGATAGAGTCTGGCAAGGACCTTTCTACTGTAGACGGAATTCCTTGGCATTCGGTCTTGCCAAAGGAAGAAAAGGTATAG
- a CDS encoding AMP-binding protein: MELSTRTLGDWLEHWALTTPNKEYIVYSDRNLRFTWKQFNERVDHMAKGLLAIGVKRGTHVGIWAGNVPDWLTFLYACAKIGAVAVTVNTNYKQAELEYLCQNSDMHTLCIVNGDRGNDDYVNMVYAMLPELKTSQRGYLKSKRFPCMKNVIYIGPEKYRGMYNTAEILLLGCNIDDDELLEAKAKVDCHDTVNMQYTSGTTGFPKGVMLTHYNISNNGFLTGEHMKFTSDDKLCVCVPLFHCFGVVLATMNCLTHGCTQVMVERFDPLLVLASVHKERCTALYGVPTMFIAELNHPMFDMFDMSSLRTGIMAGSLCPVELMKRVEEKMFMKVTSVYGLTEASPGMTASRIDDSFDVRCNTVGRDFEFTEVKVIDPETGEECPIGVQGEMCNKGYNTMKGYYKNPEATAEVIDRNGFLHSGDLGVKDEEGNYRITGRIKDMIIRGGENIYPREIEEFLYQMEGIKDVQVAGIPSKKYGEAVGAFIILHEGVEMNEFDVRDFCDGKIARYKIPKYIFFVDEFPMTGSGKIQKFKLKDVGLELCRKQGIEII, encoded by the coding sequence ATGGAATTAAGCACAAGAACCCTTGGTGACTGGCTTGAACATTGGGCCCTCACCACCCCCAATAAAGAATATATCGTATATTCCGACCGTAATCTGCGCTTCACCTGGAAACAATTTAACGAACGTGTAGACCACATGGCCAAAGGACTGCTAGCCATCGGCGTGAAGCGGGGAACCCATGTAGGAATCTGGGCGGGTAATGTGCCCGACTGGCTGACCTTTCTGTACGCTTGCGCCAAAATCGGTGCCGTGGCCGTAACAGTAAATACCAACTACAAACAGGCAGAACTGGAATACCTCTGCCAGAACTCGGACATGCACACGCTGTGTATCGTAAACGGAGACCGTGGCAATGACGACTATGTAAATATGGTCTACGCCATGCTGCCCGAACTAAAGACCAGCCAGCGCGGATATCTGAAGAGCAAACGCTTCCCCTGCATGAAGAACGTGATTTACATCGGCCCCGAGAAATACCGGGGTATGTACAACACCGCCGAGATTCTGCTTCTGGGATGCAACATAGACGATGACGAGCTGCTGGAAGCGAAAGCGAAGGTGGACTGCCACGACACAGTGAACATGCAGTACACTTCGGGCACGACCGGTTTCCCCAAAGGAGTCATGCTCACCCATTACAACATCAGCAATAACGGTTTCCTGACGGGCGAGCACATGAAATTCACTTCCGATGACAAACTATGTGTCTGCGTACCCCTGTTCCATTGCTTCGGAGTGGTGTTAGCCACCATGAACTGCCTTACACACGGGTGTACGCAGGTAATGGTGGAACGCTTTGACCCACTGCTGGTACTTGCCTCCGTCCACAAGGAACGCTGCACGGCCTTATACGGGGTTCCTACCATGTTCATTGCCGAGCTGAACCATCCCATGTTTGATATGTTCGATATGTCCAGTCTGCGTACCGGCATTATGGCAGGCTCACTCTGTCCGGTAGAACTGATGAAACGTGTAGAAGAGAAAATGTTTATGAAGGTCACCAGTGTATACGGGCTTACAGAAGCTTCTCCCGGCATGACAGCCTCCCGCATCGACGATTCGTTTGATGTACGCTGCAACACAGTGGGCCGTGATTTCGAGTTTACGGAAGTAAAAGTGATCGATCCGGAAACAGGCGAAGAATGTCCCATAGGCGTACAAGGCGAGATGTGCAACAAAGGGTATAACACCATGAAGGGGTATTACAAAAACCCCGAAGCAACCGCCGAAGTGATAGACCGGAACGGCTTTCTCCACTCAGGGGATTTGGGAGTGAAAGACGAAGAAGGTAATTATCGTATCACAGGAAGAATAAAAGACATGATTATCCGTGGCGGAGAGAATATCTATCCACGGGAAATAGAAGAGTTCCTGTATCAGATGGAAGGAATAAAAGATGTACAGGTAGCCGGTATCCCCTCCAAGAAATACGGAGAAGCGGTAGGCGCATTCATCATCTTGCACGAAGGGGTGGAAATGAACGAATTCGATGTACGTGACTTTTGCGATGGCAAGATAGCCCGTTACAAAATTCCTAAATATATCTTCTTTGTTGATGAGTTCCCTATGACGGGCAGCGGAAAGATACAGAAATTCAAGTTAAAGGATGTGGGATTGGAGTTATGCCGGAAGCAAGGCATCGAGATTATTTAA
- a CDS encoding chaperone modulator CbpM — translation MQSDLIIINDFCDRCHVDPSFITELEEDGLIEVRVIDEERYLPASQLAELERYTHLYYDLSINIAGIDAIHHMLERIELLQQEVRSLRNELGFYR, via the coding sequence ATGCAGAGCGATTTAATTATTATCAACGATTTTTGCGACCGTTGCCATGTGGACCCGTCGTTCATTACGGAACTGGAAGAAGACGGACTGATCGAAGTCCGGGTGATTGACGAGGAACGCTACCTCCCCGCATCCCAACTAGCGGAGCTGGAGCGTTACACGCATTTATATTATGACTTGTCCATCAATATTGCAGGAATCGACGCCATCCACCACATGCTGGAACGTATAGAACTTTTGCAACAGGAAGTGCGTTCATTGAGAAACGAATTGGGATTCTACCGCTAA
- a CDS encoding riboflavin synthase, translated as MFSGIVEEYAEVVRIVKEQENLHLTLKCSFVDELKIDQSISHNGVCLTVVSLQDGTYTVTAMKETIERSNIGLLKVGDKVNVERSMMMNGRLDGHIVQGHVDQTAECMDIKDAEGSWYFTFRYAFDKEMAKRGYITVDKGSVTVNGVSLTVCNPTEDTFQVAIIPYTYEHTNFHTFKVGSIVNIEFDIIGKYLSRMMQFS; from the coding sequence ATGTTCTCAGGGATTGTAGAAGAATATGCGGAGGTGGTGCGTATTGTAAAGGAGCAGGAAAATCTGCACCTCACCTTGAAATGTTCGTTTGTGGACGAACTGAAAATAGACCAGAGTATCTCTCATAACGGCGTGTGCCTGACTGTTGTCAGTTTGCAGGATGGCACGTACACGGTTACCGCCATGAAAGAAACGATAGAGCGTTCCAACATCGGCTTGTTGAAAGTGGGAGATAAAGTGAATGTGGAACGCAGCATGATGATGAACGGGCGGCTGGACGGTCATATTGTGCAAGGGCATGTGGATCAGACTGCCGAATGTATGGATATAAAGGATGCTGAAGGGAGCTGGTATTTTACTTTCAGATATGCGTTTGACAAGGAAATGGCGAAGCGCGGTTACATCACGGTGGACAAAGGCTCGGTTACGGTGAACGGTGTGAGTCTGACCGTTTGTAACCCTACGGAGGATACTTTCCAGGTTGCCATTATTCCTTATACTTACGAACATACCAATTTCCATACTTTTAAAGTGGGAAGCATTGTGAATATAGAGTTTGATATCATCGGCAAATATTTAAGCCGCATGATGCAGTTCTCCTGA
- a CDS encoding helix-turn-helix domain-containing protein, which produces MDSTKIVGEKIKSLRETKEISVAELAVRSGLAEEQIERIENNVDLPSLAPLIKIARALGVRLGTFLDDQEEQGAVICRKQESEDTISFSNNAMDLRTHMRYHSLSKSKADRHMEPFIVDVEPTEETHFSLSSHEGEEFIYVMEGTIEVCHGKKCHLIKAGDSIYYDSIVPHHVHGYQGQAAKILAVIYTPI; this is translated from the coding sequence ATGGACAGCACAAAGATTGTTGGTGAAAAAATAAAATCACTACGTGAAACAAAAGAAATCAGTGTAGCCGAACTGGCCGTACGCTCAGGCCTTGCCGAAGAACAAATAGAACGAATAGAGAATAATGTAGATCTTCCTTCATTGGCTCCCCTCATCAAGATAGCCCGTGCGTTAGGGGTACGTCTGGGCACTTTTCTGGACGACCAGGAAGAACAAGGAGCAGTAATCTGCCGGAAACAAGAGAGTGAGGATACCATCAGTTTCTCGAACAATGCAATGGACCTGCGTACACATATGCGCTACCACTCACTGTCAAAATCAAAAGCGGACAGGCATATGGAACCATTCATCGTGGACGTAGAACCGACAGAGGAAACCCACTTCTCGCTCTCCTCGCATGAAGGCGAAGAGTTTATCTATGTCATGGAAGGCACCATCGAAGTATGCCACGGTAAAAAATGCCATCTGATCAAAGCCGGAGACAGTATTTATTATGATTCTATTGTTCCGCACCACGTACACGGATATCAAGGACAAGCCGCCAAAATATTGGCCGTTATCTATACCCCTATTTGA